The nucleotide sequence CAAGCAGTTCAAACCATTTTTCAGGCTCAAATCTTCCCGAGTAATGAAAGTTGGTAGCTCCTGCATTTAGAACAGCACCGAACGGTCCCCAATACCATTTTGCCCAACCTGGTTCTGTTGTTGCCCAGCATAGCTCGTCAGATCGTGTATTCCACCAATAATATCGATTTAGCCTGTCGAAGCAGTACATCAATGAATGGGTATGCAACACACCCTTTGGTGCACCTGTGGTCCCGGAGGTGTAATTGATGGCCAAAAGATCACTTGCATTAAGTGGTTCGATCTTCAGGTCTGTCGATGCAGAACAGATTTCCTATTCATAGTTTCTCCATCCTTCCCTCTGACCTGAAAAGAAAAGGTTGATTTTCGGGATTCTATCCTTTATTGCATCTACCTCATCAGCAACTGCCGGATCATTTGTTACCAAAGCCTTTACTCCGGCATCCAGTATCCTGTAGTCTATATCCCTGCTTTTGAGCATGATCGTACCGGGAACGACAACGCCACCTATGGCCCATATCCCGATACTCGCAACATAAACATCCGTTCCCCTGGGAAGTATTACCAGCACCCGGTCACCTTTATGGACACCCGAACCCTGAAGGACATTTCCAAATCTCATTGTATTGTCCCAGACTTCCCAGTACGCTGCTTTCTCGATCTTTCCGTCCGGATGCTCGGTAACTGCCATCAACTTTGTTCTATCCGTTGCCCATTCCTTTATGGTATTAACAAAATTGTAATCTTCAGGAACATCCCAATTGAATTTCCTTCTCTCTTTTTCATAGTCGAATGCTGCCTTTTCCTTCCCCATTTAATTCTCCCCTTTTGGTGGGTATGCTCATCCAAAATATGAATTCCTATCTTTCTTTTCTTCTTCTTATCTGTCTTGCCGGAATCTCGTGGCAATCCTATCAGGCAGATCTTCCCGATTAACTTCATCAACTGTCAGGACCTCGAAGTCCTCCCTTATCCTCTGTGCCAGTGGATGCTTGCTCGATCTATGAAGCACAGTAAGTATTGACCTGTCCGAATCAAGCGCCTCCTCAACGGCCCGGATGAAGTTCTCTGACTTGAGCTCCATGGGCCCGACCTCATCTATGATCACAAGATCACAACCAAGGGCATCCCTGATCGCCTCTGCACCTATGCCGTCAAGGTCTTCAAGGTTCACATGATATTTTCCCAGCTTCGGACCGTTGCATTTGACATGGCTTAGGATACCTTTCCTGCCTGTATCTATATCCTCTATCGAAAATCCCTGGCGTTTGCCGTCCACACGCATCTCTGCGGCCCGGATACCACAGGCTTTTAGATCAAGTTTCTCCACAACCCTTGCCAATACCGTTGATTTTCCCACACCGGGTTTTCCTGTTACCGCTATTCGAAGCATCCGGTTTTCTCCCCTATATAAAGATGGATCGGGTGGTATTTAAGTTGAATTGGTTTTTGATTAGTCATTAATTTTAGGTGTATTTATCTGCTTTATCGCGCAGATTCTGGCATATCTTCTTGTGGGATTCATTTCTGTTTTCTCTCAAGAATCCCAACCTCTCCACCAAACTTATACTTAAGATGTTACCTGTGTTGCATAATTGGGCAATTGGGTCTACAAATCATTTGCATAATCAACTTTTGAAATGTTTCATCAAAGCATTAAAATAATTTTAGATTTCAGGGAGAAGACTGCTGCCGGGACGGCAATAAGCAGATTCCTTCTTGACACCACATTCGATGAGACGATGTTTTTGATAGCCATCATTTCGTTGTCATATGAAATACCGATAGTGCCAGCAGAAGCTTAAATGTTCCTGATAGGAACGGAAACGATTGCATAGGGGATATGCAGCATTGGGATTATGACTACGATATGAATAACAGCAGATACTAACATGAGCAATCTGACAACAAGGAGTAGTGGGAGTTCCAGAAGATATAATGGATTAAATTGTGTCATTCATAGCTCTAGCAGTTCTAAGTCAAATTTTAGTATATTCTGTTCCCGAATATTGCAGAACCAACACGCACCATCGTAGCTCCTTCCTCGATGGCTATCCTGTAGTCATTGGACATTCCCATTGATAGTTCCTGGATGTCTATATTGTCCTGATCTACCTGCTTCATTTCATCAAAAAGTGCTTTCATCTTCTTGAAATATGAACGTGTTTGCTCAGGTGATACGTAAGGGGGTATGCACATTAGTCCTTTCACATCAACATTTTTGAGTGAATGGATCTCTGTTAGCACCTGTCCGATCTCATCGGACCCAAAACCGAATTTTTGTGGCTCGTTGCCAATATTTATCTGAAGGAAGACCTTCTGTACCTTGTCAATGTCTTTGGCTTTCTTATCAATGTCCTGTATCAACTTCAGTGAGTCAACCGATTGGATCACATCAAAGTGGTGAACGGCTTTTTTAACCTTGTTTGTCTGTAAATGTCCTATTAGGTGCTTTTCACAGGGCAGGATCTCATCACATTTGTCCTCGAATTCCTGAACTCTGTTCTCCCCTATGATGGTGGCTCCGGCTTTGATGGATTCATTTATCCTGTCAGGGTCTATCGTCTTTGTGACGGAGACAAGTTTTATGCTTCCAAGTTCCTTAAGGATCATCTTTACATTTTCATCGACTGTCATTTAAGTTCCCAATACGATTTTTATTCAAGATATAATGCATTTAAGAGGTTAATTTGCGGTCTATATTGACTAAGTACAATGAATTTTATATAAAACGTTCGTTTGGTTCTGCGGGCTTCTTCATGTAATACTAAGTAACCTTCGAGAACTTTATTTTCATCGATTTAGCATATAATCATGGACTGCTCCATTGATATTCAGTAAATCTCAGATAGCTTCGAAATATAATTTTGATGATTTTTGCTTTTACTCTTTAATTTTATACTCGTTATAAGAATGCTCACATAAAAAAGAATATATGTGATAATGTAAATCTTCTTTATGGGTTTGGGAATGCTGAAATGAAATTCTCTTATCTGGATCAGCTGTAAGCCGGGGGCTTTGGCTGTGATTAGTTAAATCGATAAAATGTACGTAAGTGAATGGGGAGTGTTAAGAAATGTTGTTCATAGATATAGTCACATGGGATCCAAAGGATAGTAAAGAAGTAGAAGAGCGTTATTCAACCTGGGAATTTCCGGAAGGAATTAAGGTAATAGGAGAATGGATCGACCTGTCAAGCTGCAGGACCGTTCTGATATATGATGCAGAGAATGCAGAAGCTTATGCAGCTGCCACTTTCCCCTGGAGGGATATATTCTATTTCGATAGCTTCCCAGTAATGGAAGCAAGTGAAGTTATGAAATTCATGACCGAGCATATGGATTGATCACTCAGGAAATTGATAAACCGAAGTTTTCAGTTTTCATCATTTAGTTCCTTTTTTCCATTTTTTCATATTTGAAAACCTACAATTAAAATGGACCTTTGTACCAACAAGTATAAAGGCAACCTTTAACTCAATAGATTTTAATAATTATTAAAAGCTACGAAAGGTAGAAATTATGGAATGGATATACTTACTAATTGCAGGAATATTTGAAACTGGATGGGCAGTTGGATTAAAATATAGTGATGGTTTAACAAAGTTTTATCCAGTGGTATTTACAGTAGTTACTTTAATTTTAAGCATGTATCTATTGGAAAAAGCTTTGAGAACATTGCCTGTTGGAACAGCCTATGCGGTCTGGACAGGCATTGGGATCATTGGGACGACAGTATTGGGAATTTTCCTTTTTAATGAATCAATGAATATGACCAGGCTCTTCTTTATCGGATTAATTGCTGTTGGAATTGGTGGATTAAAACTGGTATCCGCTTGATCATGCATTTCCCAATCTTTAATAGAAATAATCTGATATATAAGTGAGAAAAATGACTGACATTGAAGAAAAGATAATTGACATTGGTCATGAGATCTTTAGAGGCTATGGAGTTGATGATTCCACTGCACAGATCTTATCGATACTTAACTTTGAACCCAATGAAATAAGTATGGAGGAACTGGTACAGAGGACCGGATATAGCCTTGCTTCTATCAGCCTTAAGATAAAGAATATTGAACATTTCTGGGGTATAAAGCGGATACACAAACCCGGATCTCGCAAGACATATCTGCATATGGAAAAGAATCTGTTGGATGCCTTTGCTATACAGATCAGGAATGGTTTTGAAACTGAATTAGACATTGCAAAAGAAAAGATAACTCCTCTTATAGAAGAGTATGGAGACCATGCCAATACTGAAGAGCAAAAAATAAAACTCCAAACGTATGAGAACTATCTCTTAGAGATCAATAAGTTTGAAGAATTGATCCATCATATATATGATCGAATAGATCACTTAAAAAAGAAGCAGATTTAAGCTGTTACTTGCTTTTTCCAATACCTTTTTTGCATTAATTCAATTTTTAGAGATATGGTACTTCTATATCATTCTCTAATTAGAGGAACTATTTGGTATCTTGATAGCTCTAATTCTTATGCCAATTAGTCTGGTTCAGATCGTTAAGGGGAAGTAAGTTTTTCTCCTTTCTTTTTTAATTTAAATCACTTCATTAAAGGCATAAGTACCACTCTTTATTTACTTTTAAAGTAATTCTTATTAGGGGGATTATGTGGATACATATATAATCGTAGAGTTTATCTTAAGGATAATCGCAAGCTTATTCACGATCGTAGGAAGTATTTTAATAACGTATGGTGGCTTGAGATCAATTTATAAAGTAATCATGCTTGAGATCTTTAAGGAACCATATGAATATAATGGGATCCGAAGAGACCTAACTAATAAAATAATATTCGGACTCGAATTTTACATAGCAGCCGATATTCTTGAGACGGTGTTAGCTCCAACAACTGAAGAGCTTATACTTTTGGGTGCAGTCGTAGGTATCAGGACTGTTCTGGGATATTTCCTGGGTAAAGAAGCACAAGAGTATCAGTTAGATTGAATCAATATGATGATTTAAAATCAATGATTTGGTAGTATCGATCATTGAATGCATAACAAATACATATGTTTGTTTTAACTGTTGAAGTGATTCATTATGCAAGAAAACGCCCTTTCAATGAAAGAGATCGAGGATCTGGGTTACTATGATTTCATGAGCCACCTTGGTGTGCCGTATTTTCATGTGGGTGGCTTAACATCGACAGAACGATTGGCTGAACTGTGCCGGATCAACAAGGACAGCAAGGTACTGATGGTTGGATGTGGTACAGGATTTAGTGCGTGTTTTGTAGCTCAAAGCTTTGGTTGTTCTGTTGTTGGTGTCGATATTGCGGAGGTTTCCATCAGGAAGGCAAAGGAGCGGGCAGAGGCATTAGGTCTTGGTGAGAGGGTGGAATTCCGCATGGGTGATGCCTACGACCTGCCCTTTGAGCCTGATACTTTTGATGTGGTGATCACCGAGTTCGTGTCACAGTTCCTTGATGCGAACAGGGCATTCAGGGAATTCGTACGCGTGTTAAAACCCGGAGGAATGGTTGGGATCAATGAGATGTATAGGGATAGGAATATCCCTCAAGCCTCAGAGGAAGAGATCATGGAAGCTGAACGCATCTTTGGTGAGATCACACAATTGCCTTTTTCACTCCCCTCGTCTGAAGATTGGGGGCAGTGGCTTCAAAATGCGGAATTAAGCGATGTCCAGGTGCACAAAAATAAAGTCTCTGTGAGTGTAAAGGATCTAAAACTGATGAGCAAATCAATGGGCGGTTTCGGAAAATTTGCCCGGCTGTTCATGAGCTTGATGGTAGGAATGACCAGATATACATTAGCAAGCAAGAAGATCAGGAACAGGTTCCGGCAACTTAGTAAAGGTAAAAGGATCCTGATGAGAAATAGATCTACTTCGAAGCATGTGGGTTACGTTCTTGCTGTTGGCAGGAAGGTCTAAAAATCAAATATGTTGAATTCTAATTAATTGCTAAGTTCCCCGGAACCACTGAGCTCCAGGATGTTTTCCTCAAACCATGCGAGTTCCTTTATCGTCTTTGCCAGACATGCGACAAGCCATTCCTTTAGAAGTGTTCTCTCTCCAAGCATTCTACTTGTTTCGCTTATCTCACCGTGCAGCCAGGCATTCAGCTCCATGACATAATGCAGTGCCATTATTTGGTGTTCTTCATCATGAGAACTACATCCTTCAAAGTCAGGTGATGGCTTTAGTTCTCCTATGGCTTCAATCGTCTTTTTGATATTTTCAGGGAATGCATAATGGCAAATGTCGGTTCGATCGATCTGGTAAATGAGGGATTCGAACTGTTCCTCTAATGCTTTTCGTTCTGTCTCTAAATACAGGAGCCTGTCAAGCAGCGCTGAAACGAGTGCTTCCTTGTGTTTGCTTCTTTCTCCCAGAGAGCTATATACTTCCTCGAAAAGCTTTTCGGGAATACCTCGAGGATCTTCTTCTGGTGGCTTCTCTCCCGAGAGCCATGTCTGCAGTACCCAGATATATTCCTGTCCTTTCCGACTCCTCCCTGTCTTGTCTGCACGCCAGGCATTTTCTCCACATCTAGGGTGTGCACTGCCAATTGAGTCGGGATTAATGTCAATCTCCATCCTTCCAATGGATTCTATTATTCGCAGGACATGATGCTTAAATTTAAAATGGCAGATTTCCAGCCGGGTGATCAGGTTGCGGATGTCTTGTGCTACCTGTGGAAGGCTGCCTATGCGCTGCTCCAGCCGGTAGATCTCTATTATTTCGAAGTCCGGCTGCTCAAATCCGATATTTGCCCATGGCTCCAGCGGGATTTCTTCTGATCGTTTGTCCATTAGAAGTAATTAGAATTTGATCATGAATAGTTCTTTTGATTGTGTTTGGATGTGTACTGCTTTTTGTCAGTTTCATAGCTTCTATATTCATCTATATCTGGATATTTGGTGTCATAAACTAATTGTAGCTATACGTTAATTACTTTTTATGGAAAAGTTCAGGGGTATGGTTGTACAAACTATTAAAAAGTGGAACGCTGACGACGGTATATCTTTCAGTGCAGCTCTCTCATTTTATTTAATAGTCAGTCTTCCTTCCTTACTTTTGTTTTCATTATCAATTGGTGGAATGTTCCTGAAAGTGGAACGACTTCAGGCAACAATTATCGAGTACATTTCACCTTTTGCAGATGAAGAGATCATAAACTCATTGAACCTGCTTTTCCAGCAATTACCGGAAACAAGTTCCCTTACCTTTGGATTGATGATCAGTTTCTTACTTTTTCTTTGGAGTGCTGGCAATATCTTTTTGCATTTCCAGAAAACGATCAATAAGATGTGGGGAGTTTTAGAGTATGAAAAAGGATTTGTTCGAAGAATTTTTAATAAACGTATTTCTTCATTTGTTGCGGTTTTTATATTTAGCTTGTTATTTATAATGAGCATTCTTGCCGAGATATTTTTAGTAGTGATCTCAAAAATACTGACGACCATTATTCCATTTTCTCTGGACATTATCCAATATACTTCTTCTATCGCAAACGTGTTCGTACTCACAGTTCTTTTTATCTATCTTTACAAGACACTTCCTGAAAAGAAGATCGACATCAAGTATATTGCAACAGGTTCATTTCTTACTGTTTTTTTCATTACCATTGGCAAATATCTTTTTAGCTTATATCTTTCATACAGCAATTTAACAACGGTCTATACACAAATTGGGGCTTTTCTTGCGATCTTTTTATGGTTGTATTATTCTTCTATTATCGTAACCCTGATGGCCGAATTTATCACAATCTATTCAGACATTGAACACCAGATTGTTGGGAATAAATGATACTTTTCTACCCTGTCCAATTATCTATTCAATAATAATTGGGTTATAGCCATGCACTTCACCCTCTGATCAACTGAGTTCAAAATGTCACATGCTATTCCTCTAAAGAACCTGCACAGAACACCTATATAAATTGGATGAATATCTACATGAAGAATGTTTTAAAGAATAGAGACTAAGTTTCCTGAGGTTTTGTAAAGAGATTAAATAGCCTCATGATCTTCATGTGGCAAAAACAAAGATGTTAATATGATAATATAATGTGGTGGGATCGGCTTGAGATATAATGTAGTTCTGGGTGTACTGGGTTCTATCCTCTGGCTGCTTGCTGTATTTATGTTCATTCCATTGTTTGTGGCTCTTTATTATGATGAACCACTTTTAACTTTTGGCTTACCTTTGATAATAACGATGCTTATTGCTTTTGTTTTTTCATTGTTCTTCACAAAAGTAGAAGAGGAATGGAATATGAAGGAAGGCTTTTTCATTGTAGCATCAGGCTGGCTTATTGCAGCAGTGATCTATTCTCTTCCTTACATGCTCGAGGGTGTACCTCCGGTCAATGCCTTATTTGAATCTATGTCCGGGGTAACGGCTACCGGGGCCACAGCACTTAGCGATATTGAAAGTCATAGCAGAAGCCTGCTCTTCTGGAGAGGTATGACACAATGGCTTGGTGGTATGGGGATCATCATGTTGTTCATTGCTATCCTGCCAAAACTCGGCATTGCAGGGCGCCAGATGTTCCGTGCAGAGGTTCCGGGTCTTCACGAAGAACAACTGCGACCGAGGATCAGGGAGACTGCCAAGATCTTGTGGATTGTTTACATTGCACTCTCAGTTACAGAAGTGATCGTTCTGGACCTTGCAGGATTGTCTCTTTATGATTCAATAACCCATACATTCACATCGATCTCTTGTTCAGGTTTTTCCCCTTATTCAGACAGCATCGCAGCTTTTAATGATCCTCTGGTAGAGGGTATTTTTATAGTTTTCATGTTCCTTGGGGGGGCAAACTTTGCCCTTCATTACAAAACAATATTTTCTGATAAAAAAAGCCTGATAAGGGACCAGGAGTTTAAGTTCTACTTCGCGATAATTGCCATCGCCACCGTTGTTCTTGCCTATATGCTTTTTAGTACCCGAGTCTATTCGTTCTCAGATGCCTTCAGGTACAGCAGTTTTCAGGTCATTTCTATCCTCACAACAACCGGTTATGCAACAGCGGATTTTAATCTCTGGCCTGATTCCTCAAGATTCATCCTCTTCCTGTTGATGTTCATCGGAGGTTGTGCAGGTTCCACTTCAGGTGGTGTGAAAGTAGTGCGTGTACTTCTCCTGCTAAAATACGCACAGAATGTACTCTTCAAGGTGCTTCACCCAAAAGCCATCAGGCATGTCCGCTTTAACGGCAAGACAGTTCCTGAGGATGTTATACATTCCATCGTGTCCTTCATGGTAATTTACTTCATGATCTTCGTTGCCAGCTCGACCATGCTCTCACTAATGGGAATGGACTTCGTTACTTCCCTGAGTGCTTCCATTGCAACCCTTGGCAATGTCGGTCCCGGTCTCGGTCTTGTAGGTCCAATGGCCAGTTTTGATTCTATTCCTGATCTTGGGAAGCTGCTTCTCACCGCAAATATGTGGATCGGAAGACTTGAAGTGTTTACAGTCATGGTAATACTGACGCCGGCTTTCTGGAAGAAGTGAAGCAGATCGTTTTATACTTGTTTCTTACCTTATTTTCTTCATTTTCTTTATTTTTCAAAAATAGTTTGACTTGACATATAATTATAAATATAATAACAAAGGAATTTCTATTGGGGTTAATTGTTCATATTGCACATATCAATTCACATCGATATTTGCGACATGTATGTCCGGGGGAATTCAATGAATGAGCTTACTTATTCAAAAACTATTTTTCGCGAAATGTCAATTATTGCATTTTTAACTATCATTGTGGGAACTTATTTTATAACATTTGATCTGTTTGAAAAAATGTTTTTCCATGTCTATCTGTATGAGCATTATGAAATAGGTGACATACTTCTAACGTCTCTTTTTTTGGTATTCTGTCTCTTTGTTTTTTCATACCATCTTTACAGTGAAATTAAAAGAGAATCCGCAAGCCTGATCGAGGCTAATAATAATTTTCAGGAGATCTTTGATAATTCAAATGATTCAATAGTCGTGTATCGGGAAGATGGTTCAATTGTAAACGCAAATAGTACAGTTATCAGGACATTAGGCTACAGTACGGATGAGCTATTGCACATGTATGTGCAGGATCTGTATGATTCTGATTCAAAACCAATGAACATTAAAGGTGAAGTTTTTCAACCTCTCGAAAATTCATCAATATTAGAGATAACTGCTATTCAAAAGGACGGTTCAAGGATTCCTGCAGAAGTAAGTAGCAGTCTATTTACGTCTACTGGATATCCTTATATAATTTCTGTTGGCAGGGACATTACTGAACGTAAGAAAGCCCAAACTGCAATACTTGAAAAGAATAAGGCCCAGGAAGCCAGTCAGATCAAATCTGAATTCCTCGCGAACATGAGCCATGAATTGCGTACTCCTCTTAATTCTATCATCGGCTTCTCACAGTTTCTAAATAGCAATCCTTATGGCAACCTGAACGAAAAGGAAGTAAAATATTCATACAATATAATGAATGCAGGAAATCACTTGCTGGACCTGATCAATGACATTCTTGATATTTCTAAAGTAGAAAGCGGTAAAATTGAACTCGAATATGAAAAGTTCGGTTTACATGCTTTCTTTTCTGAAGTAGAAGGTATAGTGCAGCATCTGGCAGACAAAAAGAACATTAACATCTCTAATCAGTATAGTTCAGAAAGTATCGAAATGTATGCTGACAGGTTAAGGATGAAGCAAGTTCTGTATAATCTATTAAGCAATTCCGTGAAGTTCACACCTGAAAATGGGTGTGTATAGGTAACTGCGACTGATCGTGACGACCTGTTAGAGATATCTGTATCGGATAACGGTATAGGCATCCCGAAAAATAAACATGATGAAATCTTTGAGACCTTCAAACAGGTTGATTCTTCAACCTCAAAGCAATATGGGGGCACAGGTCTCGGATTAGCTTTGGCCAGACAGTATGTTGAGTTGCATGGCGGAAATATATGGGTTGATAGTGAAGAAGGCAGGGGTAGTACCTTTACTTTTACTATTCCTTTTAATTCCGTTTCTTACATGAACCCATAAGCTCTTTTATTGAACTTAAAAAAGCGCTTCAAGCGAGAGTCTTCTTCACGATTACATTACAGAAATTAGTATCAGAATATTGTTCAATGTATTTCTTTACTTGACCCCTTAAATTCTATCTCTTCATCAGTAAGAGAGAAGCACAAAAAGCAAAATTTTTCTTTTAAGTAGAACAGCCTCCGTATTTCTCTAAAATAAATAATCAGAAGGCATGAATGTTGTCGGTGACGTTAAGATAGTCGGTGATGTGCCCTGCATGAAATGTGGCTATGGTGAGGTGTGTGAGCTCAGCGGATCAAGCTTGAGATTTGCATATTACTTTTTAAAGTATTACAAAGTCATATCTGCAATCTTGCCTTTTTGACCACAACTTCTGCTAAGATCTGTGAAGGATCTATTAATGGAACAGGTACTTCTTCTTTAATGGAAAGTAAAGTAAGTTCTGTACAACCAAGAATTATAGCTTCTGCACCCTCTTTGATGAGCACTTCAATTACCTCTAAAATGTTTTCACGTGCACTTCCCTCTATGTATCCTGCCTTTATTCCTTCTTCTCCATAAATTGAATTCATGACTCTTTCTTGTAATTCTTCATCTGGAGTTATTATTTCGATTCCATCGATCGAATCATGATATAGTCTGGTCATTAGTGTGCCGGTAGTGGCCAATAACCCTATTTTTTTGATCTCCGGAAATGCTTTATGGATGTAAGAGGTAGTTTCTGAGATCATGTTTATTATGGGAATCCTTGTGCTATTTTGTAGTTCACGATAAAAGTAATGCATAGTATTGCATGGTATTGCGATCACCTCTGCACCAGCATTTTCCAGAGTCTCGATAGACTATTTTGCTTCCTCTACAGGGCTGATACCCAATCCAAGTATTGCCAGTGTACGGTCTGGTATATTTGGATTATTATCAATGATGATCCTCAAATGATCCTGATCAGTTTTGGCGGGAGTATTTTTGATAACTTTTAAGAAAAAACGCGCAGTTGATTCAGACCCCACCCCCCCTAAAATTCCAACCGTTTTGTCATGTGCTCTGACTTTCATTCAATTGCTCCCCAAACTTCCCCATTTGCAAGATCTTCCCATATATTCTCATTTTATGGCTAAATTCAGTACCTATATTTTTATTGGGCTATTATCATAAATCAATTTTGTATTTTTATTAATATATCAAAAAATTTTTATCATCGTAAATCTGATATTACCAAAGTTATTTTTGGGATAAAAACAACCGTTCTTTGTTATTAGATTAGCAAGGGGATATGAGGGTGTAAAATGTGCTCACATTAAAAGATTCCGTAACAATAAACCGACCGCCAGAAGTTATTTTTGAATGGTTATCTCATTTCACAGAAAATTACACATCGTGGCATCAGGATCATGTAATTGCAAAATGGATCAGTGGGGGAAATTTTGAGAAGGGCTCGGTTCTTTACTCCGAGGAATATCTCGGTGGCAAATTGGATAAATTAAGTTTTGAAATAACCGG is from Methanococcoides sp. AM1 and encodes:
- a CDS encoding amino acid racemase — protein: METLENAGAEVIAIPCNTMHYFYRELQNSTRIPIINMISETTSYIHKAFPEIKKIGLLATTGTLMTRLYHDSIDGIEIITPDEELQERVMNSIYGEEGIKAGYIEGSARENILEVIEVLIKEGAEAIILGCTELTLLSIKEEVPVPLIDPSQILAEVVVKKARLQI
- a CDS encoding GbsR/MarR family transcriptional regulator, producing MTDIEEKIIDIGHEIFRGYGVDDSTAQILSILNFEPNEISMEELVQRTGYSLASISLKIKNIEHFWGIKRIHKPGSRKTYLHMEKNLLDAFAIQIRNGFETELDIAKEKITPLIEEYGDHANTEEQKIKLQTYENYLLEINKFEELIHHIYDRIDHLKKKQI
- a CDS encoding TrkH family potassium uptake protein, whose translation is MRYNVVLGVLGSILWLLAVFMFIPLFVALYYDEPLLTFGLPLIITMLIAFVFSLFFTKVEEEWNMKEGFFIVASGWLIAAVIYSLPYMLEGVPPVNALFESMSGVTATGATALSDIESHSRSLLFWRGMTQWLGGMGIIMLFIAILPKLGIAGRQMFRAEVPGLHEEQLRPRIRETAKILWIVYIALSVTEVIVLDLAGLSLYDSITHTFTSISCSGFSPYSDSIAAFNDPLVEGIFIVFMFLGGANFALHYKTIFSDKKSLIRDQEFKFYFAIIAIATVVLAYMLFSTRVYSFSDAFRYSSFQVISILTTTGYATADFNLWPDSSRFILFLLMFIGGCAGSTSGGVKVVRVLLLLKYAQNVLFKVLHPKAIRHVRFNGKTVPEDVIHSIVSFMVIYFMIFVASSTMLSLMGMDFVTSLSASIATLGNVGPGLGLVGPMASFDSIPDLGKLLLTANMWIGRLEVFTVMVILTPAFWKK
- a CDS encoding aspartate/glutamate racemase family protein, which gives rise to MKVRAHDKTVGILGGVGSESTARFFLKVIKNTPAKTDQDHLRIIIDNNPNIPDRTLAILGLGISPVEEAK
- a CDS encoding DUF1622 domain-containing protein → MDTYIIVEFILRIIASLFTIVGSILITYGGLRSIYKVIMLEIFKEPYEYNGIRRDLTNKIIFGLEFYIAADILETVLAPTTEELILLGAVVGIRTVLGYFLGKEAQEYQLD
- a CDS encoding NTPase produces the protein MLRIAVTGKPGVGKSTVLARVVEKLDLKACGIRAAEMRVDGKRQGFSIEDIDTGRKGILSHVKCNGPKLGKYHVNLEDLDGIGAEAIRDALGCDLVIIDEVGPMELKSENFIRAVEEALDSDRSILTVLHRSSKHPLAQRIREDFEVLTVDEVNREDLPDRIATRFRQDR
- a CDS encoding YihY/virulence factor BrkB family protein → MVVQTIKKWNADDGISFSAALSFYLIVSLPSLLLFSLSIGGMFLKVERLQATIIEYISPFADEEIINSLNLLFQQLPETSSLTFGLMISFLLFLWSAGNIFLHFQKTINKMWGVLEYEKGFVRRIFNKRISSFVAVFIFSLLFIMSILAEIFLVVISKILTTIIPFSLDIIQYTSSIANVFVLTVLFIYLYKTLPEKKIDIKYIATGSFLTVFFITIGKYLFSLYLSYSNLTTVYTQIGAFLAIFLWLYYSSIIVTLMAEFITIYSDIEHQIVGNK
- a CDS encoding PAS domain S-box protein, with translation MFFHVYLYEHYEIGDILLTSLFLVFCLFVFSYHLYSEIKRESASLIEANNNFQEIFDNSNDSIVVYREDGSIVNANSTVIRTLGYSTDELLHMYVQDLYDSDSKPMNIKGEVFQPLENSSILEITAIQKDGSRIPAEVSSSLFTSTGYPYIISVGRDITERKKAQTAILEKNKAQEASQIKSEFLANMSHELRTPLNSIIGFSQFLNSNPYGNLNEKEVKYSYNIMNAGNHLLDLINDILDISKVESGKIELEYEKFGLHAFFSEVEGIVQHLADKKNINISNQYSSESIEMYADRLRMKQVLYNLLSNSVKFTPENGCV
- a CDS encoding DUF3303 domain-containing protein, producing MLFIDIVTWDPKDSKEVEERYSTWEFPEGIKVIGEWIDLSSCRTVLIYDAENAEAYAAATFPWRDIFYFDSFPVMEASEVMKFMTEHMD
- a CDS encoding YggS family pyridoxal phosphate-dependent enzyme yields the protein MTVDENVKMILKELGSIKLVSVTKTIDPDRINESIKAGATIIGENRVQEFEDKCDEILPCEKHLIGHLQTNKVKKAVHHFDVIQSVDSLKLIQDIDKKAKDIDKVQKVFLQINIGNEPQKFGFGSDEIGQVLTEIHSLKNVDVKGLMCIPPYVSPEQTRSYFKKMKALFDEMKQVDQDNIDIQELSMGMSNDYRIAIEEGATMVRVGSAIFGNRIY
- a CDS encoding class I SAM-dependent methyltransferase, producing the protein MQENALSMKEIEDLGYYDFMSHLGVPYFHVGGLTSTERLAELCRINKDSKVLMVGCGTGFSACFVAQSFGCSVVGVDIAEVSIRKAKERAEALGLGERVEFRMGDAYDLPFEPDTFDVVITEFVSQFLDANRAFREFVRVLKPGGMVGINEMYRDRNIPQASEEEIMEAERIFGEITQLPFSLPSSEDWGQWLQNAELSDVQVHKNKVSVSVKDLKLMSKSMGGFGKFARLFMSLMVGMTRYTLASKKIRNRFRQLSKGKRILMRNRSTSKHVGYVLAVGRKV
- a CDS encoding multidrug efflux SMR transporter, which codes for MEWIYLLIAGIFETGWAVGLKYSDGLTKFYPVVFTVVTLILSMYLLEKALRTLPVGTAYAVWTGIGIIGTTVLGIFLFNESMNMTRLFFIGLIAVGIGGLKLVSA